A DNA window from Halanaerobium saccharolyticum subsp. saccharolyticum DSM 6643 contains the following coding sequences:
- a CDS encoding aldose epimerase family protein has product MRIKEIKFKQSKAIKMENECISILILPEIGSKIASIYSKEKDFEFLFQNKDNSYKKAEFDSNFEDYDCSGFDDCFPNIDRSKLFINNQLYTYPDHGEIWSANFDYKLKSDSLVLDYKSKYFKYHYRKIITITENKIIIDYKIKNNLKTAFPAIWTMHCLLKYSKEIELNFPKEMTKIVNVQQSKYLGEKNKEHSFPITADMFGQQYRLDKVNNRKEILSEKYYNYDKLNYGKVSAFYPEQKSEFIIKFDSEKFPYLGFWLTEGSFKGDYNFAFEPTDGYYDSINLALKNKKVNIIDPQQEYSFTIEISIK; this is encoded by the coding sequence ATGAGAATTAAGGAGATTAAATTTAAGCAATCAAAAGCTATTAAAATGGAAAATGAGTGCATTTCAATTTTAATATTACCAGAAATTGGTTCTAAAATAGCTTCAATCTATAGCAAAGAAAAAGATTTTGAATTTTTATTTCAAAATAAAGATAATAGTTATAAAAAAGCAGAATTTGATAGTAATTTTGAGGACTATGATTGTTCGGGTTTTGATGACTGTTTTCCTAATATTGATAGATCAAAATTATTTATTAATAATCAGCTTTATACTTATCCAGATCATGGGGAAATATGGTCAGCAAATTTTGATTATAAACTAAAGAGTGACAGCTTAGTCTTAGATTACAAAAGTAAATATTTTAAATATCATTACAGAAAGATTATTACAATAACTGAAAATAAAATTATCATTGATTATAAAATAAAAAATAATTTAAAAACTGCTTTTCCAGCTATCTGGACAATGCACTGTTTATTAAAATATTCGAAAGAAATTGAGCTTAATTTTCCGAAAGAAATGACCAAAATAGTTAATGTACAGCAGAGTAAATACCTGGGGGAAAAAAATAAAGAACATAGTTTTCCCATTACAGCTGATATGTTTGGTCAGCAATATAGGCTTGATAAAGTAAATAATCGAAAAGAGATTCTAAGTGAAAAGTATTATAATTATGATAAATTAAACTATGGAAAGGTATCAGCTTTTTATCCTGAACAAAAATCCGAGTTTATAATTAAATTTGATTCAGAAAAATTTCCTTATCTTGGATTTTGGTTAACGGAAGGTTCATTTAAAGGAGATTATAATTTTGCTTTTGAGCCAACTGATGGTTATTATGATTCGATTAACCTTGCTCTAAAAAACAAAAAAGTGAATATTATTGATCCTCAGCAGGAATATTCTTTTACCATAGAAATATCTATAAAATAA
- a CDS encoding PTS transporter subunit EIIC: MNNQDLVKQIVKNLGGEDNIHAASNCMTRLRIDLKDDSKVEIKALKAVEGVMGVVEDETLQIVVGPGKAKKCLDILKSDYNISSDLEVGGDWKKNKETVKGGQNRSSFKKALKTIGKIFIPLIPAIIAAGIFNGFAGLITNLQNTGSLATSDFWNSAQLILSLLGGSFLGYLAIFTGINAAKQFGATEGLGGMLGALTIMGQITEISQIFGMYDAEVPLNSILTTGKGGIIGVIIGVYLLSLIEKRVRKTVPDVLDLIVTPVVTMLIMAMAMIFVIMPLSGVISDWLVGALTLLVASENPLVSVLSGYVLAAVFLPMVLLGLHHGLIPLYAIQLENMGGVSLFPVLAMAGAGQVGAAIAIYLKAKKTNNKKLKQIISGALPAGVLGIGEPLIYGVTLPLGKPFITAGLGAGFGGAFVMLQNVMAGAWGPSGITAIPLMKPGSMLSYFIGLVIAYIGGFVVTHFFIKDEEVAQLE, encoded by the coding sequence ATGAATAATCAAGATCTGGTTAAGCAAATTGTAAAAAATTTAGGTGGAGAAGATAACATACATGCAGCTTCAAACTGTATGACTAGACTAAGAATTGATTTAAAAGATGATTCTAAAGTTGAGATCAAAGCACTAAAAGCTGTTGAAGGAGTTATGGGAGTAGTAGAAGATGAAACATTACAGATTGTTGTTGGACCAGGTAAAGCTAAAAAATGTTTGGATATACTAAAAAGTGATTATAATATTTCATCGGATTTAGAAGTTGGAGGAGACTGGAAGAAAAATAAAGAAACTGTTAAAGGAGGACAAAATAGAAGCAGTTTCAAAAAAGCTTTAAAAACTATAGGAAAAATATTTATTCCTTTAATACCTGCTATTATTGCAGCTGGTATATTTAATGGATTTGCTGGATTAATAACTAATCTTCAGAACACTGGAAGTTTAGCAACCAGTGATTTTTGGAATAGTGCTCAACTAATATTATCACTGCTTGGAGGGTCATTTCTTGGTTATTTAGCAATTTTTACAGGTATTAATGCTGCTAAACAATTTGGAGCTACAGAAGGTCTAGGTGGGATGTTAGGAGCCCTAACAATTATGGGACAGATTACTGAAATTTCTCAAATATTTGGAATGTATGATGCCGAAGTACCTCTAAATTCAATTTTAACTACTGGAAAAGGTGGAATTATTGGAGTGATTATCGGGGTTTATTTATTATCACTGATTGAAAAAAGAGTGAGAAAAACAGTTCCAGATGTTTTAGATTTAATTGTCACACCAGTGGTTACAATGTTAATTATGGCTATGGCTATGATTTTTGTTATAATGCCTTTATCGGGTGTTATTTCTGATTGGTTAGTTGGAGCTTTAACTTTACTAGTAGCTTCAGAAAATCCACTTGTTAGTGTTCTTTCAGGCTATGTACTTGCAGCTGTATTTTTACCAATGGTATTGTTAGGATTACATCATGGTTTAATACCATTATATGCTATTCAATTAGAAAATATGGGTGGAGTTTCTTTGTTTCCAGTTTTAGCTATGGCAGGAGCTGGTCAGGTTGGGGCAGCGATTGCGATTTATCTCAAAGCTAAAAAGACAAATAATAAGAAGTTGAAACAAATAATTTCTGGTGCCTTACCTGCAGGTGTTTTAGGAATCGGGGAGCCCTTGATATATGGAGTTACTTTACCTTTGGGTAAACCATTTATAACTGCTGGTTTAGGTGCAGGATTTGGCGGTGCTTTTGTTATGCTGCAAAATGTTATGGCTGGTGCCTGGGGACCTTCCGGTATTACAGCTATCCCATTAATGAAGCCAGGGTCAATGCTAAGCTATTTTATAGGGCTTGTTATTGCTTATATAGGTGGATTTGTTGTTACACATTTTTTCATAAAAGATGAAGAAGTTGCCCAATTAGAATAA
- a CDS encoding MupG family TIM beta-alpha barrel fold protein — MLGISVYAGLGISLEENIKYLEEAKKLGIENVFLSLHIPEVNNNFLDEIRELLLAIKRLNLNLTADISKKYFEKIELNKFNFDALRLDFGFTNQEIAELSQNIDYKINLNASTLKESDLKSIIAAAGNLENIEASHNYYPREETGLSEKLLVKKNNIFKKYGLDIAAFVPAKYKKRPPIKAGLPTIEKHRFLTPLVAAQDLLKLGIDKVYIGDSRASKEELIDFSAVTRDIFIIPIKINEEISQEEKRLLRLTHKNRQDPGEYLIRSETARKNIKKRIKPVNNNKRFKYSVTIDNHKYQRYEGDLNILKKEYPADKKINIVADAGKAAVIIEKIKEGDKFKFKIKGDD, encoded by the coding sequence ATGTTAGGTATTTCAGTTTATGCAGGTTTAGGGATAAGTTTAGAAGAAAATATTAAATATCTAGAAGAAGCAAAAAAGTTAGGAATTGAAAATGTTTTTCTATCTCTTCACATTCCAGAGGTAAATAATAATTTTTTAGATGAAATAAGAGAATTGCTTTTAGCAATTAAACGGCTTAATTTAAACTTGACAGCAGATATTTCTAAAAAATATTTTGAAAAAATAGAGTTAAATAAATTTAATTTTGATGCACTTCGTTTGGACTTTGGATTTACTAATCAGGAAATTGCTGAATTAAGTCAAAATATCGATTATAAGATTAATCTTAATGCAAGCACCCTAAAAGAATCAGATCTAAAATCAATAATTGCTGCCGCTGGCAATTTAGAAAATATTGAAGCATCTCATAATTATTATCCTAGAGAGGAAACTGGTTTATCTGAAAAATTATTGGTTAAAAAAAATAATATTTTTAAAAAATATGGTTTGGATATTGCTGCTTTTGTTCCAGCAAAATATAAAAAAAGGCCTCCAATAAAAGCAGGACTTCCAACAATAGAAAAACATAGATTTTTAACTCCTTTAGTAGCAGCCCAAGATTTATTAAAACTAGGGATTGATAAAGTTTATATAGGTGATAGCAGAGCTTCCAAAGAAGAATTAATAGATTTTTCAGCAGTAACTAGAGATATATTTATAATCCCAATTAAAATCAATGAAGAAATTAGTCAAGAGGAAAAAAGATTATTAAGGTTAACTCACAAGAATCGACAGGATCCTGGAGAATATCTTATTCGTTCTGAAACTGCTAGAAAAAATATAAAAAAGCGAATAAAACCAGTTAATAACAACAAAAGATTTAAATATTCTGTTACAATAGATAATCATAAATATCAAAGATATGAAGGTGACTTAAATATTTTAAAAAAAGAATATCCAGCTGATAAGAAAATAAATATTGTAGCTGATGCAGGAAAAGCAGCAGTGATTATTGAAAAAATAAAAGAAGGAGATAAATTTAAATTTAAAATTAAAGGTGATGACTAA
- a CDS encoding ANTAR domain-containing response regulator: protein MQKSLKILLAEDESIILMGLKSNIEKLGHQVIGQAFDGVEAVKLALEKEPDLIIIDINMPKMDGIEAIKRINNEKFIPAIIVTGYNDEKLINRASKAGAFAYLIKPVDRNDIKPAINIASARFEEFKKLLSELDDSKKALEARKIIERAKGIVMDRKDIKEKEAMKFLQKKSNDQNKKMIIVAKEIIEADQKFK, encoded by the coding sequence ATGCAGAAATCATTAAAAATACTTTTAGCTGAAGATGAGTCAATTATTTTAATGGGTTTAAAATCAAATATTGAGAAACTTGGACATCAAGTTATTGGACAAGCATTCGATGGTGTTGAGGCAGTTAAATTAGCCTTAGAAAAAGAACCTGATTTAATAATAATAGATATTAATATGCCCAAGATGGATGGAATAGAAGCCATTAAAAGAATTAATAATGAAAAATTTATACCTGCAATAATTGTAACAGGTTATAATGATGAGAAACTAATTAATAGGGCTTCTAAAGCCGGAGCATTTGCATATTTAATTAAACCAGTTGACAGAAATGACATTAAACCTGCAATAAATATTGCAAGCGCTCGATTTGAAGAGTTCAAAAAACTTTTATCAGAATTAGACGACAGCAAAAAAGCTTTAGAAGCACGAAAAATAATTGAGAGAGCCAAAGGTATTGTTATGGATAGAAAGGATATTAAAGAGAAAGAAGCAATGAAATTTTTGCAAAAAAAGAGTAATGATCAAAACAAAAAAATGATAATAGTTGCTAAAGAGATAATTGAAGCTGACCAGAAATTTAAATAA
- a CDS encoding DUF5107 domain-containing protein, with protein MIKLSQKDKVKVWEDTVKIESYPVGEADKNPMFLDKRVYQGSSGKVYPLPVVEKIYNKKINKEYKMIYLENEYLRIEIMPELGGRIQRAYDKTNNYDFVYYNPVIKPALVGLAGPWIAGGIEFNWPQHHRPSTFSPVEYSFEENEDGSAVVWVSEIDRMYGTKGMAGFKIYPDKAYLEIIGQLYNRTELPQTFLWWANPAVAVNESYKSIFPPDVNAVFDHGKRDVSKFPIATGEYYKVDYSAGVDISKYKNIPVPTSYMAYHSDYNFVGGYDYSKEAGILHVANHHISPGKKQWTWGTGDFGQRWYQNLTDYGSGEYIELMTGVYTDNQPDFTWMQPHEEKTFKQYFMPYKGLGEVKNASKDFLLNLEIDKKEAEISIYSTSKKNNLKIILSENKNILFSEKINLDPKFSYNKKVEINKLAKKSDYILELLDSDHNILISYSPAEKKLLKTPDPAEAAKKPAEIQTNEELYLTAVHLEQYRHATYEPDPYYLEGLKRDPNDIRINNAYGRLLLRRGLFSESEKYFRSAIERLTEKNPNPYDSEAYYNLGLSLKYQQKYQLSFEAFHKAIWSGDWHDSGYYELAALSYKNKEILNALEYIEKSIIKNYHNPKSRNLKTSLLRKLNRFNEAESFLKETIEIDKLDFAARSELYFINKRKGEIEAAEKSRDDIIDILRNDPHNFLELAIDYGNTFFYQEAIDILEIYLSNNIKEELSIYPMIYYYLAYYNLELANQNEAKKYYEKAAAANSDYCFPNKLTSINVLKSAIKNNFQDEKAPYYLGNLYYDKKQYKKAIKLWEKSREIDNNNAVVHRNLALAYYNKMSEKEKSKKSLEKAFAINNNDSRILYELDQLYKKLGYSNQKRKDFLDKYIKLVKERDDLYTEYITLENNLAHYKRALELLLERHFHPWEGGEGKVTSQYKFANIELAKENIEKGNLSKAKQFLKAARSYPENLGEGKLPIAKDNDIDYYTALIYKKNNEIEKAKIYFEKAAVGSDDLSDMLYYNDQPAHMIFYQGLALEKLGRKEEALSKFNSLYDYGEKHFFDEVEIDYFAVSLPDFLVFDADLDEKNKIHCKYLMGLSLIAKNKIEEAKQLFSYIKKRAPYHQGIKRNYLID; from the coding sequence ATGATAAAATTGTCTCAAAAAGATAAAGTTAAAGTTTGGGAGGATACTGTTAAAATTGAAAGTTATCCTGTCGGTGAGGCTGATAAAAACCCGATGTTTCTGGATAAAAGAGTTTATCAGGGCAGTTCAGGTAAAGTATATCCTCTACCAGTTGTAGAAAAAATCTATAATAAAAAAATTAATAAAGAATATAAAATGATATATTTAGAAAATGAATACCTTAGAATAGAAATAATGCCTGAATTAGGGGGGCGGATTCAAAGGGCTTATGATAAAACAAATAATTATGATTTTGTATATTATAATCCTGTAATAAAACCAGCCTTAGTTGGTTTGGCTGGCCCCTGGATAGCTGGAGGCATAGAATTTAATTGGCCTCAGCATCATAGGCCATCAACCTTTAGTCCAGTTGAATATAGTTTTGAAGAAAACGAGGATGGAAGTGCTGTAGTTTGGGTCAGTGAAATTGATAGGATGTACGGTACAAAAGGAATGGCTGGCTTTAAAATTTATCCAGATAAAGCATATTTAGAAATAATTGGACAGCTTTATAATAGAACTGAACTTCCTCAAACATTTTTGTGGTGGGCCAATCCTGCAGTAGCTGTCAATGAATCTTATAAATCAATTTTTCCACCAGATGTAAATGCTGTATTTGATCATGGAAAACGAGATGTTTCAAAATTTCCCATTGCAACTGGAGAATATTATAAAGTTGATTATTCAGCTGGGGTAGATATATCTAAATATAAAAACATACCCGTACCAACTTCATATATGGCATATCATTCTGATTATAATTTTGTTGGCGGTTATGATTATTCAAAAGAAGCTGGCATACTGCATGTTGCAAATCATCATATCTCACCTGGTAAAAAACAGTGGACCTGGGGAACAGGTGATTTTGGACAAAGATGGTATCAAAACTTAACAGATTATGGCAGCGGAGAATATATAGAATTAATGACAGGAGTTTATACAGATAACCAACCAGATTTTACCTGGATGCAGCCACATGAAGAAAAAACTTTTAAACAGTATTTTATGCCATATAAGGGCTTAGGTGAAGTGAAAAATGCCTCAAAAGATTTTTTGTTAAATTTAGAAATTGATAAAAAAGAGGCAGAGATATCAATTTATTCAACTTCTAAAAAAAATAATTTAAAAATAATTTTATCTGAAAACAAAAATATTTTATTCAGTGAAAAAATAAATTTAGATCCTAAATTTTCGTATAATAAAAAAGTAGAAATAAATAAATTAGCCAAAAAATCAGATTATATTTTGGAATTATTAGATAGCGATCATAATATTTTAATATCTTATTCACCGGCAGAAAAAAAATTATTAAAAACACCTGATCCTGCAGAAGCTGCAAAAAAGCCAGCTGAAATTCAAACAAATGAAGAGTTATATTTAACTGCTGTTCATTTAGAACAATATAGACATGCAACTTATGAGCCAGACCCTTATTATCTGGAAGGATTAAAAAGAGATCCTAATGATATTCGAATCAATAATGCTTATGGAAGATTATTATTGAGAAGAGGTTTATTTAGTGAAAGCGAAAAATATTTTAGGAGTGCCATTGAAAGATTAACTGAAAAAAACCCTAATCCATATGATAGTGAAGCCTATTATAATTTAGGCTTGTCTTTAAAGTATCAGCAAAAATATCAACTTTCTTTTGAAGCTTTTCATAAAGCTATTTGGTCTGGGGACTGGCATGACAGTGGTTATTATGAGTTAGCAGCTTTATCGTATAAAAATAAAGAAATTTTAAATGCGCTCGAATATATTGAGAAATCAATAATCAAAAACTATCATAATCCCAAATCTAGAAATCTTAAAACTTCATTACTTAGAAAATTGAACAGGTTTAATGAAGCGGAATCTTTCTTAAAAGAAACTATAGAAATTGACAAATTAGACTTTGCTGCTAGAAGTGAATTATACTTTATTAATAAAAGAAAAGGTGAAATTGAAGCAGCAGAAAAGAGCAGAGATGATATTATAGATATCTTGAGGAATGATCCTCATAATTTCTTAGAACTTGCAATTGACTATGGAAATACATTTTTTTATCAAGAAGCAATCGATATTTTAGAAATTTATTTATCTAATAATATAAAAGAAGAATTAAGTATATATCCAATGATATATTATTATTTAGCTTATTATAATTTAGAATTGGCTAATCAAAATGAAGCTAAAAAATATTATGAAAAAGCTGCAGCTGCAAACTCTGATTATTGTTTTCCAAATAAGCTGACTTCTATTAATGTTTTAAAATCAGCTATTAAAAATAATTTTCAAGATGAAAAAGCACCTTATTATCTTGGTAATTTATATTATGATAAAAAACAATATAAAAAAGCTATTAAATTATGGGAAAAATCTAGAGAAATAGATAATAATAATGCAGTGGTTCATAGAAATTTAGCTTTAGCTTATTATAATAAAATGTCTGAAAAAGAGAAAAGCAAAAAATCATTAGAGAAAGCATTTGCAATAAATAATAATGACAGCAGAATATTATATGAATTAGACCAGTTATATAAAAAGTTAGGATATTCAAATCAAAAAAGAAAAGACTTTTTAGATAAATATATTAAGCTGGTTAAAGAAAGAGATGATTTATATACAGAATATATTACCTTAGAAAATAATCTTGCTCATTATAAAAGAGCTTTAGAATTGTTATTAGAGAGACATTTTCATCCCTGGGAGGGGGGAGAAGGCAAAGTTACTTCTCAGTATAAATTTGCAAATATAGAACTTGCTAAAGAAAATATAGAGAAGGGAAATTTAAGCAAAGCAAAACAGTTTTTAAAGGCAGCAAGAAGCTATCCTGAAAATTTAGGGGAAGGAAAATTACCTATAGCAAAAGATAATGACATTGATTATTATACAGCTTTAATTTATAAAAAAAATAATGAGATTGAAAAAGCAAAAATCTATTTTGAAAAAGCTGCAGTAGGATCAGATGATTTATCAGATATGCTTTATTATAATGATCAACCAGCACATATGATTTTTTATCAGGGGCTGGCATTAGAAAAATTGGGAAGAAAAGAAGAAGCGCTTTCTAAGTTTAATAGTCTTTATGATTATGGAGAAAAACATTTTTTTGATGAGGTAGAGATTGATTATTTTGCAGTTTCCTTACCTGACTTTTTAGTATTTGATGCAGATTTGGACGAAAAAAATAAAATTCACTGCAAATATCTAATGGGATTATCATTAATTGCTAAAAATAAAATTGAAGAAGCAAAACAATTATTTAGCTATATTAAAAAGCGAGCTCCCTATCATCAAGGTATAAAAAGGAATTACTTAATAGATTGA
- the araH gene encoding L-arabinose ABC transporter permease AraH, with protein sequence MTETTKSRIKNLYNNYTIILIFITMFVLLSIFVPYFFTWRNMVGLALSVVTIGLIANTMMFALASGDFDLSVSSTVAFSGITTAVVINSTGSVWIGIITGLLAGVLVGVINGFSIAKLGLNALITTLATQMIFRGMAFILSNGRAVGISTAGFFKLGNSMILGIPTPIIIMVISFIIFGILLNNTVFGKNTLAIGGNTKAAELAGINVDLTKIIIFSAQGFMAGFAGVILASRMTSGQPNAAQGLELDVISACVLGGVSLNGGIATISGVVVGVLIMGMISNALNLLNVATFYQYVVRGSVLLIAIYLDILKQRSK encoded by the coding sequence ATGACAGAAACTACTAAAAGTAGAATTAAAAACTTATATAACAATTATACGATAATTTTAATATTTATAACAATGTTTGTCTTGCTTTCGATTTTTGTTCCTTATTTTTTCACATGGCGCAATATGGTTGGGCTTGCACTCTCGGTAGTTACTATTGGTTTAATTGCTAATACAATGATGTTTGCTTTAGCAAGTGGTGATTTTGACCTTTCTGTTAGTTCAACAGTAGCTTTTTCTGGAATTACTACAGCTGTTGTTATTAATAGTACTGGGAGCGTATGGATCGGTATTATAACAGGGCTTCTTGCCGGAGTTTTAGTTGGAGTGATAAATGGCTTTTCTATTGCTAAATTGGGATTAAATGCATTAATTACAACCCTGGCTACTCAAATGATTTTTAGAGGTATGGCCTTTATTTTATCAAATGGACGTGCAGTTGGTATTTCTACAGCCGGGTTTTTTAAATTAGGCAACAGTATGATTTTAGGAATTCCCACACCAATAATTATTATGGTTATTTCATTTATTATCTTTGGTATTTTATTAAATAATACAGTTTTTGGTAAAAACACACTTGCAATTGGTGGAAATACAAAAGCAGCTGAACTGGCAGGTATTAATGTTGATTTAACTAAAATAATAATATTTTCTGCTCAGGGATTTATGGCAGGTTTTGCCGGTGTAATCTTAGCTTCAAGAATGACAAGTGGTCAACCAAATGCTGCTCAGGGTCTGGAACTTGATGTAATTTCGGCCTGTGTTTTGGGTGGAGTATCTTTAAATGGTGGTATAGCAACAATAAGTGGAGTAGTTGTTGGTGTTTTAATCATGGGAATGATTTCTAATGCACTGAATTTACTTAATGTAGCAACTTTTTATCAATATGTTGTTAGAGGGTCAGTTTTATTAATCGCAATCTATTTAGATATTCTAAAACAGCGCAGTAAATAA
- the araG gene encoding L-arabinose ABC transporter ATP-binding protein AraG encodes MAYHLEFKNITKTFPGVKALDKISFGVNTGSIHGLVGENGAGKSTLLHTLSGALTPNQGEILIENKTMKFSNTKDALNAGIAVIYQELNLVPEMTVAENLMIGNYPNKNGFVDKKKLKEKALKQIKMLMENFNPKTKVKDLSIAQKQMIEIGKALMQDAKIIAFDEPTSSLSDREIKHLFEIIEKLKEDGKAIIYVSHRMEEIFQICDSCTVFRDGKHIETFRDMEKVTHDLIVKKMVGRELNDIYGYEERDKGEEIFHIENIRGKGVKRNIDLTVHEGEVVGIFGLVGAGRTELFKLIYGLEKIEAGRVEVRGEEVSLENPKESIRNKVCLLPEDRKDEGIIGIRSVSENINISSRRHHLRYNFFLNKQAEKETTDEFIENLDIKTPSRDQLAVNLSGGNQQKVILSRWLSEDIDVFLMDEPTRGIDVGAKYEIYKIMYNLAADGKGILFVSSDLPEVMGVSDRVVVMRSGEIIGSLNREEFTEEKILSMALPVS; translated from the coding sequence ATGGCTTATCATTTAGAATTTAAAAATATAACAAAAACCTTTCCAGGAGTAAAAGCACTTGATAAAATTTCGTTTGGGGTTAATACTGGAAGTATTCATGGACTTGTAGGCGAGAATGGAGCAGGTAAATCTACACTTTTGCATACATTGAGTGGTGCTTTAACTCCTAATCAAGGAGAAATATTAATTGAAAATAAAACTATGAAATTTTCTAATACTAAAGATGCTTTAAATGCTGGAATAGCTGTAATATATCAAGAATTAAATTTAGTTCCAGAAATGACAGTTGCCGAAAATTTAATGATTGGCAATTATCCTAACAAAAATGGCTTTGTAGACAAAAAGAAGTTAAAAGAAAAAGCTCTTAAACAAATCAAGATGTTAATGGAGAACTTTAATCCTAAAACTAAAGTTAAAGATCTATCAATTGCTCAAAAGCAAATGATAGAAATCGGAAAAGCTTTAATGCAGGATGCTAAAATTATTGCTTTTGATGAACCAACAAGTTCACTTTCGGATAGAGAAATAAAACATTTATTTGAAATTATCGAAAAGTTGAAAGAAGATGGAAAAGCTATAATTTATGTTTCACATAGGATGGAAGAAATATTTCAAATTTGTGATAGCTGTACAGTTTTTAGAGATGGTAAACATATCGAAACATTTAGAGATATGGAGAAAGTTACTCATGATTTAATTGTTAAAAAAATGGTTGGTAGAGAACTTAATGATATCTATGGCTATGAAGAAAGAGATAAAGGGGAAGAAATATTTCATATTGAAAACATAAGAGGCAAAGGCGTTAAAAGAAATATTGATTTAACAGTACACGAAGGAGAAGTTGTAGGGATTTTTGGTCTTGTTGGAGCAGGCCGTACAGAATTATTTAAATTAATCTATGGTCTAGAAAAAATTGAGGCAGGTCGAGTTGAAGTTAGAGGAGAAGAAGTTTCGCTTGAAAACCCAAAGGAATCTATTAGAAATAAAGTTTGTTTGCTGCCTGAAGATAGAAAAGATGAAGGCATTATTGGGATTCGCTCGGTAAGTGAAAATATTAATATCAGCAGTAGAAGACATCATTTGAGATATAATTTTTTCTTAAATAAACAGGCGGAAAAAGAAACTACAGATGAATTCATTGAGAATTTAGATATTAAAACTCCTTCTCGTGACCAATTAGCTGTCAATCTGTCAGGTGGAAATCAGCAAAAAGTGATTTTGTCTAGGTGGTTAAGTGAAGACATTGATGTATTTTTAATGGATGAGCCGACTAGAGGTATTGATGTTGGCGCAAAATATGAAATTTATAAAATAATGTATAATTTAGCTGCAGACGGTAAGGGTATACTTTTTGTTTCCAGTGATTTACCAGAAGTAATGGGAGTATCAGATAGAGTAGTTGTAATGAGATCTGGAGAAATTATAGGATCTTTAAATCGAGAAGAATTTACAGAAGAAAAAATATTATCTATGGCACTGCCAGTTTCTTAA
- a CDS encoding arabinose ABC transporter substrate-binding protein has protein sequence MVLGAISVTAAQDVKIGFLVKQPEEAWFQDEWRFAEEAADDYGFELVKIGGTDGEKVLSAIDNLASQGAQGFIICTPDVKLGPAIKAKADMNGLKVMSVDDRFVGSDGEPMEEVPHMGISAYDIGQLVGETLVEQMNKRDWDYEEVGYLVMTFDQLPTITERTQGATDVLMENGFPEDQVFESPMQTLDTEGSFNAANFALTKHADFDKWIVAGGNDSSVIGAIRALEGQGFGAENVIGIGINGSNFVVNEFEKEEETGFYASVKLSARRHGYETAELMYKWIKNGEEPPKVTWTTGQIMTRDNYKELE, from the coding sequence ATGGTGTTGGGTGCAATTTCAGTAACGGCCGCTCAGGATGTAAAGATTGGATTTTTAGTAAAGCAGCCTGAAGAAGCATGGTTTCAAGATGAGTGGAGATTTGCAGAAGAAGCAGCAGATGATTATGGTTTTGAATTAGTTAAAATTGGTGGAACAGATGGAGAAAAAGTACTTTCTGCTATTGATAATTTAGCATCACAGGGAGCACAAGGTTTTATTATTTGTACACCTGATGTTAAATTAGGACCAGCTATTAAAGCTAAAGCTGATATGAATGGCCTAAAAGTAATGTCTGTTGATGACAGATTTGTAGGTTCTGATGGTGAACCAATGGAAGAAGTTCCACATATGGGAATCTCAGCTTATGATATTGGTCAGTTAGTTGGAGAAACTTTAGTAGAGCAGATGAATAAAAGAGATTGGGACTATGAAGAAGTAGGTTATTTAGTAATGACTTTTGATCAACTTCCAACTATTACTGAAAGAACTCAAGGTGCAACTGATGTTTTAATGGAAAATGGCTTCCCTGAGGATCAAGTATTTGAAAGTCCAATGCAAACACTTGACACTGAAGGTTCATTTAATGCTGCTAACTTTGCTTTAACCAAGCATGCAGATTTCGATAAATGGATAGTTGCTGGTGGAAATGATTCTTCAGTAATTGGAGCAATTAGAGCTCTTGAAGGTCAGGGTTTTGGAGCTGAAAATGTAATAGGTATTGGAATTAATGGTTCTAACTTTGTTGTTAATGAATTTGAAAAAGAAGAAGAAACAGGATTTTATGCTTCTGTGAAATTAAGTGCTCGCAGACATGGATATGAAACTGCTGAATTAATGTATAAATGGATTAAAAATGGCGAAGAGCCTCCAAAAGTTACCTGGACTACAGGTCAAATAATGACAAGAGATAATTACAAAGAATTAGAATAA